Below is a window of Candidatus Methanoperedens sp. DNA.
TGACGCCTCCTACAGGCAACACATCGCCCCTGACCGAAAGTGATCCGGTCATTGCCACGGTCTGGTCAATAGGTATTCCCTGGATCGCAGAGAGTACCGCCGTAGCTATGGAAATACTTGCTGAATCGCCTTCTACGCCCTCATACGTTCCCACGAACTGGATATGGACATCCATTCTGGAAATATCCCTGCCAGTTGTCTTCTTGATAAGTGCGGAAACATTCTGCACCGCTTCTCGTGCAATATTTTTCAGCATTCCTGTAGCTATTATATGGCCTTCGGATGTGGACTGCGTTGGTGCAACCTCAGCTATAATCGGAAGGACTATACCCGAATCCTCACCCATGACAGCAAGACCATTTACTCTTCCAACCTGTGCACCCTCCTTTATATAAAGCTTATAATCTTTCCTTCTCTCAAGATACTGGTACGCAAGCTGCTGTTCAACAGAACGGGCAATGCTCTTTGCCTTTAACACATGCGCAGCTGTTGTGAGGGGTGCGTTTTCCCCGTGTGCAATATCACCTGCAACACGAACAAGACCTCCAAGGTCCCTGAGTTTAAGTGTCAGATGCCCTTTTCTTCCTGCACGGCGGCGTGCTTCGCGGATAATCTCTTCAACAGCTCCTTTATCAAAATGAGGTATCTTGCCATCCCTTACAACTTCCTGGGCAACGAACCTGACAAGCTTTTGCCTGTTTTCGGGTCTATCCTCTATCGTATCGCTCATATATACTTCATATCCATAGCCTTTGACACGCGAGCGAAGTGCAGGATGCATCCCCTTGATAGCATCAAGATTTCCAGCTGCCACCATTATGAAATCACAGGGTACAGGGTCAGTTTTGACCATTGCGCCGCTTGAACGTTCAGACTGTCCTGTGATTGCAAATTCCTTTTCCTGGAGTGCAGTCAAAAGATTCTGCTGGGATTCGATCCTGAGCGTATTTATTTCGTCAATGAACAGCACACCCTTATGGGCTTTATGAATAGCACCGCTCTCTACCCTGTCATGAGCTGGTGTTTCAAGTCCGCCTGACTGGAACGGGTCATGGCGCACATCTCCAAGAAGCGCGCCTGCATGCGCACCTGTGGCATCAATATAAGGAGCAATCTCCTTGCTCTTGTTTGAAACGAGAAGTTTGGGGATCAAAGCAGTTTCTTTTGGCATGAACTGGCGCATCATCATAGCTATTAATACCGCTGCTATGATTCCCATGAGATATTCCCCTACAAAAAATGAATATCCCACGATACCAAGGACAAGAAGCATAATAAACATATTACGCGCTGTTGTTCTTTTTTGCGCTTCCACTTTGTGGGCATCGGTGATCTCTTTGCCTTTTCCAGCAGGCACTATCCGTATCTTAGGGTTATTTGCATCATCCGGATTGTTATATACCAGAACATCCTGTAATTCCTCTTTTGGAAGCAATTCAGCCATTGCTTTTGCAAGCATTGATTTACCGGTTCCCGGTGTTCCAAGCATCATTACATGTCTTCTCTGGTTTGCCGCTTTTCGTACTACCTCCACGGCATGTTCCTGGCCAATGACCTGTTCGATCAATTTTTTAGGAACCTCAATATCTTTAGTTGATGTTATCTCTAACCCGCCAAGAAGCTCCTGATTCTTTACTTCGTTTTCAGTATTTTCCATATTTTACCTGATATATTATAAATAATTAGTTTATTAGACTTAAGATTATCGCATTTAGGGAAATGATGATAATTAGAATATGCCTTTATAACTTTTTCGCTTATACATCCAAAAAGTCTATATGATTTAACTTATATTAAGTTTACGATTATCAGAGTTTTATATGATGTTTCAGGGGAGAGTGAAAACAAGCGAACTGCCGCTAAAAAAAGCGAGTTGAACAAGCAAGTTGAACCTGTTATTCAAATCAATCTGCCACATTAACAAAATATAAAAAGAACAGGTTAGATATCGGCTAACTAACCTGTTGAAAAAGTCCTGCTAATACTCTGTAGAAGGAGCTTTCTCTGCAGCGTGGGGTGGCTTTACTGTTTCTGTCTCAGTAACTACTGTTTCTTTCTCTACAGTATGGGGTGACACTACTCTTTCCGTCTCTACGGTACGGGGTGGCACTGTTTCTTCTGCCTTTGCCTCTCCTGTTGTAGAAATATCTTCAGCTCCCGTATTTTCCAAGATTTCTTCAGCACGCTTTGCCCATTCCGAACTATCTGTATGAACTGATAGTAAGATGCCGCCTTTATTAATCAGCCCTTCATATCTTTTTGCCTCATACTCAGGAACACCCATGCCTACAAGCGCTCCTACAATTCCACCAACAGCACCGCCAACACCAGCGCCAGCCAGAGCTGCCATAAGAGGGCCGGCTGCTATAAAAGGACCCACACCTGGAATTGCCAGTGCGCCAATACCTGCCAGCCATCCAAGAGCCCCTCCGATTACAAGCCCGGAGCCCGCACCTGTTGCTGCGCCCTCAGGAGCCTTAGTGTGTTTCTCATGTGCGAATTCTTTTGTACTTGACTTTTCAGGCATGAGGACTGAGATGTCAGAGCTGCGAAAACCTGCAGCTTTTAGAGCATCAACAGCTGCTTCAACTCCCACTCTTGTCTTATAGATCCCAAATACTGCTTTGTTTGTTGCCATATTATTTACCTCCCTTTCATTAGTATATCTTTTCTAACTTAATTATCCGGTAATTTTCGACTTGCTTTCGACAAGTTCTAACCACAAGGATAAAATTCTCACAATACCAGGAAATATCCGGTATATTTATACGATTTTTTAACAAGACATGTTATTCTACCACTTTTCAGGGTAAGAACCAGGCAATATAGCAATGTCACACAATTGCCTTTTTGCCTGATTCGCTTTGGATTCTTTGAGAAGTTTATTTTATTCTCTAACTATTTTCCCTGATTATTTATTGCCTGAATCTCCAGGACTCCTCTTCCTGTTGACTCTCCCTTGACCCTTTTCCAAATCTCTGGGATTCCCTTCCGAATCGCTGGGATTCTTCCTGTCCGTATCTTCCTGACTCTTCAGGCCTATATCTCTGTGATTCTCTTCCGAATCTCTGCGACTGCCTTCCGGATCTCTCAGATTCTTCCTGCCTGTATCTTCCAGACTCTTCAGGTCTATATCTCTGTGATTCTCTTCCGAATCTCTCGGATTCTTCCTGCCTGTATCTTCCAGACTCTTCGGGTCTATATTTCTGTGACTCTCTTCCGAATCTCTCGGATTCTTCCTCGCCGTATCTTCCCGACTCCTCTTCAGATCTGGACATCTGTGACTCTCTTCCAAATCTCTCGGATTCTTCCTCGCCGTATCTTCCCGACTCCTCTTCGAATCTGGACATCTGTGATTCTCTTCCGAATTCAGGTCTGGACATCTGTGATTCTCCTCCGAATCTCTCGGATTCTTCCTCACCATATCTTCCCGGCTCTTCAGATCTATATCTCTGTGATTCTCCTCCGAATCTCCCGGATTCTTCCTGTCTATATCTTCCCGACTCCTCAGGCCTATACTCTCCACCCTGTTCTTCTTGTTCTGCCCTCTCCTGCTCTTGCCTATAATGCTTCTCCTGCTCTTCTGGTTTTGGTTTTATTATCTTTGACCTTTCCTTCCACCAGGAAGATGCTGTTGCAGTTGGAGAGCTCCTCGATCCCCTTTCGGTTCCCCTCATTTCGTGGCTTGACCCCATTCCCTGTCTGGATTGCATCCTTTCCCCGGATTGCATTCCCTGTCTGCTCTGTTTAGATTCTGACGACTCTGTACTAGTTCTTTTTGCATTCACAACTTCACACTCCTTGTACTAAAAGTACATCTATATTGTATGCATATTGATAGTATAAATTTTATGGTAATAGTGTTTATAACGTCAATCTAATGTATTTTTAAAGTGCCAATTTCCATAGAACAATCATAAAAATTTACCTGCTGTTTTCGTCAATACCAGATATGATTCATTTTTTATTTTCCCATAAAAATCTCTCCTCGGCAGAGATATATATTTAGTGATTTAATATCACTACATTATGTCATTCACTCGCACATTCAAAAGAAAGAACAAAGATGGAGCAGTAAGGACATATTATGCGGAAGTAGAGTCTGTTAGAGTTGGAAATAAGGTATTTCAAAGATATATTAGGCCATTAGGCTCCGACCCGGAACATCCAAAGAACATACTTATCGAACCAGCCCGTTTTTCGTATCTTGCTCTCAGGCTAAAGCAGGATGTATTGACACCAAACAATATATTCGAACTATTGGAAAAAATGGGAAAACCAGTAAAAAAAGAAGCACTTGAGAAAATAGGCATTAACTATGATTTCAAACAAAAGGACATACTCAATCTCCCTCTTCTACAGGAAGATCTCAATATCAAGAACCCGGATCGATGCCCGATCTGCGAAGAATATCCGGTAAGACAGACCACATACAAAAGAAAGATAACAACATTATCCGGTGAATGTATAGTCTCTTTCAGAAAAAAATATTGTCGATATCACGGCCTCATAAACAAAGAAACAATTTCAACAATCCAAAAAATTTGTCCGATAAAGAGAAATTTCGATACAAAAGTGATAATTGCGATTGGTCTTTTAAGATGGTCATTCAACTATCCACGTGAAAAAATACAGCTACTATTTGAAGGCCAGGGCATCCATATTTCAACAGGTGAGATATCCCTGTTGTCCGAAGAATTTCTTCTCAGGTTCTATGTTCTCCATAACAAACAATGTCCTCAGATGAAGAAATTATTTGAAGAAAATGGAGGGTATATACTTAATCTGGACAGAGGCACAAAATCAGGCGATAAAATTACATTGACTGCCAGAGAGGAGATGACAGGACTTACAATCGATAGCTGTATAATGCCTTTAGAAAGCCGGGAGTACATCATACCATTTCTTAAATCTATCCGGGAAAAATACGGAAAACCGCTTACTGTTGTGCGAGATATATCAGAAGAAATCGCTGATTCGGTTTCGAAGGTTTTTCCCGGGGTTTCTCAACAAGTTTGCCACTATCATTTTGTTCGCAGGCTTGGAATTCTCATATTCAAACATCGATATGAAGAGCTTCAAAGGATAATTTTGAAAACAAAAATTGTTGCCAGGATTGTTGCTTTGAAAAAGACATGTATGGATGGAACTTCATCATATGAAAGAACAGTGATAGCACAGCATTACTGGATTATGCTTGCAATAGAATATATTCTATATCCACTAAAGAGAGAATCGGATTACCCATTTGTTTTGCCATATCTGGAATTTATTAACAGGACCATAGAAGTTCTGAAACTACTCAAAAAAATTGTAATGTGGAATGCAAAGCATAACATTGGGGTCAAAATTGTGTTGAAATTTGAAAAATACCTGAAAAAATTGACAGAAATTATGGAAATAAAAGTGTGCTGTAACAGGATCAAACATATCCAGCCCTGGTTTGAAGAAATAACAAAAGAGCTTCAAGTGAGCCGGGAATTCAATGATAAAAAGCAAAATTTCATGCATGCAAAAGTAAATGAAATAGAACAAAAATTTTACAATACAATTATCAAAATAAGGGATCAGGGTCAAAAACATGGCGGTGAGTATTCTGAGATATCAAAGAAGATTTTTCACAAATGTCATGGTCACATGGATGAGCTTTTTGTTAAAGTGAAAGATATGAATGGTGAAGAAATCAGGATAATCAGCCATTATGGAATAGATGAATCGAATCACATAAAGAGCAGAATGCATATCAGAATGAGGACTGGAAGAAACCGAAACACGATGTTCATGGAAAAATACGCTGCATTGCTTGCTGTTTTCTCGAATATTGAAAATATAGAATATATCAAAACGGTTCTTGCAGAAATGAAGGATTTTACAAAGGATATACAGGATATTACCGGGAAGGAAATTCTGGATACGAGAAAATCGATCAGGACTTTTCCTAAAGTCCCCATTAATTAGATCAAATACCTGAAGACTTTGAGTTATTAAGGAATTTGTCATCCCGTTTTTCCCCTGTCGGAAGATGAGTATAAGGCCAGTTTTAAAACCATGCGCACCACTTGGCATATAATTATAAATACCATGGATTATATGATTATACAATAGAGGGAGTTGAATTACTATAAATAAAGGATTACTATAGAAAATAGTATTCTACGAATTGGAGGAAAATTATGGGAGTTAAAGGGAGAGTTGGGAAAGCATCAGCTGCACGATTGAATGAAGAACAAATTGAAAAAGATACTATCAATGAAAAAATTAGCGACCTGGCATGTTGTACTGAATCCGCTGCCGAAGAATTTCTTACTACCAACCAGGGTGCACGCATTAATGATAACCAGAACTCCCTGAAAGCCGGGGAAAGAGGCCCAACGCTTTTGGAAGATTTTTTCTTTCGTGAAAAAATTACTCATTTTGATCATGAACGCATCCCTGAACGGGTTGTGCACGCCCGCGGTGCAGGAGCACACGGTTACTTCCAGGTATACGAATCAATGGCTAAATATACGAAGGCAAAATTCCTGACCGATCCAGCGGAAAAAACTCCTGTATTTGTGCGTTTTTCAACAGTAGCCGGTTCCCGTGGCTCTACTGACCTGGCGAGGGATGTAAGAGGATTTGCAGTAAAATTTTATACAAAAGAGGGAAATTACGATTTAGTGGGTAATAATATGCCCGTCTTTTTTATCCAGGATGCAATTAAATTCCCTGATTTTGTTCATGCTGTCAAACCTGAACCTCACAATGAAATACCACAGGCGTCTTCTGCACATGACACTTTCTGGGACTTTATATCATTGGCGCCTGAATCGATGCATATGATCATGTGGTTAATGTCAGACCGTGCAATTCCACGCAGCTTTCGTATGATAGAAGGCTTCGGAGTACATACATTCCGCTTTATAAATGAAGATGGGGAATCGGTTTTCGTCAAATTCCACTGGAAACCCCTGCTGGGCGTTCATTCAGTAGTATGGGAGGAAGCTCAAATGATATCGGGTAAAGACCCGGACTTCCACCGCAGGGACCTGTGGGAAGCTATTGAAAAAGGTGCATTTCCCGAATGGGAGTTAGGCGTGCAGATAGTTCCTGAAGAAGATGAACATAAATATGAATTTGATTTGCTCGATCCCACTAAAATAATTCCCGAAGAATTAGTTCCTGTGCAACGTATCGGTAAATTGACTCTCAACCGGAATCCTGACAATTTCTTTGCTGAAACCGAACAGGTTGCCTTTCATCCCGGAAATGTTGTGCCAGGAATCGATTTCACCAATGACCCGCTTTTGCAGGGACGGTTGTTCTCTTATATTGATACGCAGCTTTTACGCCTGGGAGGTCCGAACTTCCATGAAATTCCAATTAACCGCCCGATAGCCCCTGTACATAACAATCAACGTGATGGGCATATGAGGCAGACCATTAATCGCGGCAACACCAGTTATCAACCCAATACTATTGAAGATGGGTATCCCATACAGGCAAAAGCTGCACAAGGCGGATTTACCAGTTATACCGAGCGGATTGAAGCAAATAAAGTTCGCGGCAGAAGCCGCAGTTTCTTTGACCATTTCAGCCAGGCAACGCTGTTCTATAATAGCCAGTCGGATGCAGAGAAAAAACATCTGACTGATGCTTTGAGTTTTGAATTGGGAAAAGTGGAGCGTGTTGAAATCCGCAAGCGTATGGTGGGATTACTCACCCAGGTTGATGAAACGCTGGCCTCAAACGTTGCAAATGCTCTTGGGCTTCCTGTACCAAGGCAACCTGAATACCCGATGAACCACATAATTCCCGCAGACGGCGACCCGAAGGAATACCAACCTGTAAAGGTAAAGCAATCAATCAAAAAATCTGATGCATTGAGCATGGCTAACACCATAAAAAATACAATCAAGACAAGACAAATAGCCATACTTGCAGCGGATGGTGTGGATGAAGCTTCAATCAGTCAAATGAAATCTGCGCTGGAAGCCGAAGGCGCACAAACAGCAATAATAGCTCCCAAACTTGGATACATAAAAAGCGCAACAGGGAAAGAAATAAAAGTTGACCAGAGTTTCTTAACAGCATCTTCAGTTCTATTCGATGCGGTATATGTGCCCGGTTCGGCATCCTTAAAAGAAAATGCCAGAGCGCTACAGTTTATTTATGAAGCTTATAAACATTATAAAGCCATTGCTATGGATGATAAAGGTGTTGAGTTATTGAAGACATCATATCCTGGTAATAAAATGCCGGATACCTTGCAAGAAACTGATCTTGCAGCAAAGGGAATAATCGTAAATATACATTCAAAAGGAGCAACATCAAAAGACTTTATTAAAGCTATAGCACAACATCGTTTCTGGAATAGATAGAAAAAATACTGTTCCGAAATAGGGCTTATTTTTAGATAAGCATACTCTTAATGCCCAAAATCAACCACTTCGCAAAGCATAGCAGCAAATCTTTATGCCCTTTGCGTTCTTTGCTGTGAGCGTTCAATTAATTTTTGAATTCCTATCAGGTTATTTAACGCTGAATGACTATAGCAAATAATAAATCAAATCAAGGATATGGTATTGAAAAGTATTGAAAAAGTAACTTTGAACTCATATCAAACTTAATTAAAGGAGAGAGGACTTCATGAATTCATCAATTCAAATAGGAAAATTAATGGGTATCCCCATTAAATTGCACATTTCATTTCTTCTGATACTTCCTGTGTTCGGATACATTTTTGCAAATAATCCACCCGGGTTCGGCTTTAGCGATATCGGACCGTTATGGTTCCGATATTTTCTCGGTTTATCAGTAGCGCTCTTGCTTTTCATATGCGTCCTATTACATGAACTGGGTCATTCATACGTTGCCAAAAAACACGGTTCCAGTATACAGGGAATTACACTTTTCCTTTTTGGCGGCGTTTCTTCACTTGAAGATATCCCCAGGAATCCAAAAATAGAGTTCAGGATGGCACTGGCAGGACCCGCTGTCAGCCTTTTGATCGGTTCAGTACTTATAATTTTTTTTGAAATCCTTAAAGTCAATATACCGCTGAGTAATCCATATCTGCGATTGATCGGGATGATAGGATATATTAACGTAGTTCTTTGCATTTTCAATCTACTTCCTGCATTTCCTATGGATGGGGGAAGGGTGTTAAGAGCAGTGCTTGCAGACAGGATGCCATATATAAAAGCAACAAGCAGGGCTGCATATGTGGGCAAGATGTTTGCAATATTCATGGGCATTGTCGGATTTATAACTGTTCCCGGGGGGGTCTGGTTCATGCTCATTGCATTTTTTATATACATCGGTGCATCGGAAGAGGAAAAATCCACACAGGTCAATGTTACACTTGAAGGTATGAAAATTAAGGATATAATGTCAGAGGATGTAAAAACCGTTCCTTCAAGTATGACTGTGGAAGAACTCGTGGATTTCATGTTCAAGCATAAACATATGGGATATCCTGTTGTAGATGGGACCGAAATAAAAGGTATAGTAACTTTCACAGATGTCCAGAGCATCCGGAAGGAAAAGAGAAAAATGATTAATGTTTCAAACATAATGACCAAAGAGATTATCAGCTTAAAAGATGATGATGAGGCAGTAAAAGCACTAAAAATCATGACCACAAATAATATAGGGCGGATAATTATAACACAGAATAATAAAATTATAGGTATTGTTTCAAGAACAGACCTCCTGAGGTCTGTACAATTACTGGAATGACATGAATAACGGTATTTATAAAGTAAGCTGTAATTTTAATATACAGAATCCTGTCTCACCAGGGAGTAGTATAATTATTGTGGGGACAGCTCATGTTTCTGAAAAAAGCATTGCTGAGGTAAATGAAGTAATCGAACGTGAAAAGCCTGATATTGTAGCAGTTGAACTTGATAGGGCCAGGTTTCAGGCCATCAAGGGCGAAGAACAGGTAAAAGATGTCAATGTTAAAGACCTCCTCAGTGAAGGAAAATTGTATTATTTCATGCTTCACTGGCTTCTTGCATATGTACAGAAAAAAATTGGCGCTGATACGGGGGTCAAGCCAGGCGCTGAAATGATGGCTGCAATCGAACAGGCTGAAAAGTCGGGGGCAAAAATCGCACTCATTGACAGGGACATCCAGCTTACACTAACACGTTTCTGGAACAAAATGTCCTTTTTTGAAAAATTGAAACTTTTTGGTTCCCTTGTCGGTGCTTCGTTTGGTTTCGGATCATCGCAACAAATAGATATGGAAACCGTTACAAATGAGGATGTCGTGACCCAGCTTGTTGGTGAACTAAGAAAACTTGCTCCCAGTGCAGCGACCGTCCTGATTGATGAAAGGGATGCCTTTATGGCAAAGAATCTGGTTGACCTGTCCAATCAGGGAAAAGTAGTAGCAGTTGTTGGTGCGGGCCACAGGCAGGGAATACAGAAATATCTAAATGATCCTGAAACCATACCTTCCATCAGGGAACTCTCAACTATCCCGAAAAAAGGTTTTAACTGGCTAAAAGCCATAACTATTGCAATCATTTTGATGATCGTGGGTATGCTTGCTCTTTTAGTTTTCGGGGGATACCCCATTGAGAAGCTTCTTACTGCAATGTTCTACCTTTTTTTAGCCCAGGGAATACTTTCAGCAATTGGCGTCCTGGTTGCCAGGGGTCATCCATTATCTGCTTTGACCGCTCTTAGCCTGGCATGGTTCGGCTTCCTGCACCCTTTCCTGGCTATCGGCTGGCTGGCTGGTTTTGTAGAAGCGCATCTTCGCCCGCCCACGACACAGGATTTTAAGACAATAATGACATCTGATACCATGAGTGAATTAATGCACAACAGGTTATTCCGGATTATTTTTGTTGCAATTCTGGCTAATCTTGGAAGTATGGCCGGGACTTTTGTGGCAATACCTTTTATGGTTCACTATCTTGGAATAACAAATCCGCTTGATATACTCAAGCTCGCATTTGAAGCAGGATTAAATAGTTTAAAATCTTTGTTTTGACAATCATTACCCATAGAACAAAATAGAAAACATTAAGATCAGGAATTATTACAATAAAAGGAATGAATGGAGATTGAAAAATGGGACTGAAAGAATGGCTTATTCCGCAGGATAAACACTTTTTTAATATGCTAGAAAACGAATCAAATAATGTTCTTGATGGTTCGAAGGCTTTTCTTGAAATGCTTAATAATTATGAAAATATCAAGGAAAAACAGCAAATAATAAAGGATATAGAGCACCAGGGAGATGATTTTGTCCATGAG
It encodes the following:
- a CDS encoding TraB/GumN family protein, giving the protein MNNGIYKVSCNFNIQNPVSPGSSIIIVGTAHVSEKSIAEVNEVIEREKPDIVAVELDRARFQAIKGEEQVKDVNVKDLLSEGKLYYFMLHWLLAYVQKKIGADTGVKPGAEMMAAIEQAEKSGAKIALIDRDIQLTLTRFWNKMSFFEKLKLFGSLVGASFGFGSSQQIDMETVTNEDVVTQLVGELRKLAPSAATVLIDERDAFMAKNLVDLSNQGKVVAVVGAGHRQGIQKYLNDPETIPSIRELSTIPKKGFNWLKAITIAIILMIVGMLALLVFGGYPIEKLLTAMFYLFLAQGILSAIGVLVARGHPLSALTALSLAWFGFLHPFLAIGWLAGFVEAHLRPPTTQDFKTIMTSDTMSELMHNRLFRIIFVAILANLGSMAGTFVAIPFMVHYLGITNPLDILKLAFEAGLNSLKSLF
- the katE gene encoding catalase HPII yields the protein MGVKGRVGKASAARLNEEQIEKDTINEKISDLACCTESAAEEFLTTNQGARINDNQNSLKAGERGPTLLEDFFFREKITHFDHERIPERVVHARGAGAHGYFQVYESMAKYTKAKFLTDPAEKTPVFVRFSTVAGSRGSTDLARDVRGFAVKFYTKEGNYDLVGNNMPVFFIQDAIKFPDFVHAVKPEPHNEIPQASSAHDTFWDFISLAPESMHMIMWLMSDRAIPRSFRMIEGFGVHTFRFINEDGESVFVKFHWKPLLGVHSVVWEEAQMISGKDPDFHRRDLWEAIEKGAFPEWELGVQIVPEEDEHKYEFDLLDPTKIIPEELVPVQRIGKLTLNRNPDNFFAETEQVAFHPGNVVPGIDFTNDPLLQGRLFSYIDTQLLRLGGPNFHEIPINRPIAPVHNNQRDGHMRQTINRGNTSYQPNTIEDGYPIQAKAAQGGFTSYTERIEANKVRGRSRSFFDHFSQATLFYNSQSDAEKKHLTDALSFELGKVERVEIRKRMVGLLTQVDETLASNVANALGLPVPRQPEYPMNHIIPADGDPKEYQPVKVKQSIKKSDALSMANTIKNTIKTRQIAILAADGVDEASISQMKSALEAEGAQTAIIAPKLGYIKSATGKEIKVDQSFLTASSVLFDAVYVPGSASLKENARALQFIYEAYKHYKAIAMDDKGVELLKTSYPGNKMPDTLQETDLAAKGIIVNIHSKGATSKDFIKAIAQHRFWNR
- a CDS encoding transposase, translating into MSFTRTFKRKNKDGAVRTYYAEVESVRVGNKVFQRYIRPLGSDPEHPKNILIEPARFSYLALRLKQDVLTPNNIFELLEKMGKPVKKEALEKIGINYDFKQKDILNLPLLQEDLNIKNPDRCPICEEYPVRQTTYKRKITTLSGECIVSFRKKYCRYHGLINKETISTIQKICPIKRNFDTKVIIAIGLLRWSFNYPREKIQLLFEGQGIHISTGEISLLSEEFLLRFYVLHNKQCPQMKKLFEENGGYILNLDRGTKSGDKITLTAREEMTGLTIDSCIMPLESREYIIPFLKSIREKYGKPLTVVRDISEEIADSVSKVFPGVSQQVCHYHFVRRLGILIFKHRYEELQRIILKTKIVARIVALKKTCMDGTSSYERTVIAQHYWIMLAIEYILYPLKRESDYPFVLPYLEFINRTIEVLKLLKKIVMWNAKHNIGVKIVLKFEKYLKKLTEIMEIKVCCNRIKHIQPWFEEITKELQVSREFNDKKQNFMHAKVNEIEQKFYNTIIKIRDQGQKHGGEYSEISKKIFHKCHGHMDELFVKVKDMNGEEIRIISHYGIDESNHIKSRMHIRMRTGRNRNTMFMEKYAALLAVFSNIENIEYIKTVLAEMKDFTKDIQDITGKEILDTRKSIRTFPKVPIN
- a CDS encoding CBS domain-containing protein, whose product is MNSSIQIGKLMGIPIKLHISFLLILPVFGYIFANNPPGFGFSDIGPLWFRYFLGLSVALLLFICVLLHELGHSYVAKKHGSSIQGITLFLFGGVSSLEDIPRNPKIEFRMALAGPAVSLLIGSVLIIFFEILKVNIPLSNPYLRLIGMIGYINVVLCIFNLLPAFPMDGGRVLRAVLADRMPYIKATSRAAYVGKMFAIFMGIVGFITVPGGVWFMLIAFFIYIGASEEEKSTQVNVTLEGMKIKDIMSEDVKTVPSSMTVEELVDFMFKHKHMGYPVVDGTEIKGIVTFTDVQSIRKEKRKMINVSNIMTKEIISLKDDDEAVKALKIMTTNNIGRIIITQNNKIIGIVSRTDLLRSVQLLE
- the lonB gene encoding ATP-dependent protease LonB, with protein sequence MENTENEVKNQELLGGLEITSTKDIEVPKKLIEQVIGQEHAVEVVRKAANQRRHVMMLGTPGTGKSMLAKAMAELLPKEELQDVLVYNNPDDANNPKIRIVPAGKGKEITDAHKVEAQKRTTARNMFIMLLVLGIVGYSFFVGEYLMGIIAAVLIAMMMRQFMPKETALIPKLLVSNKSKEIAPYIDATGAHAGALLGDVRHDPFQSGGLETPAHDRVESGAIHKAHKGVLFIDEINTLRIESQQNLLTALQEKEFAITGQSERSSGAMVKTDPVPCDFIMVAAGNLDAIKGMHPALRSRVKGYGYEVYMSDTIEDRPENRQKLVRFVAQEVVRDGKIPHFDKGAVEEIIREARRRAGRKGHLTLKLRDLGGLVRVAGDIAHGENAPLTTAAHVLKAKSIARSVEQQLAYQYLERRKDYKLYIKEGAQVGRVNGLAVMGEDSGIVLPIIAEVAPTQSTSEGHIIATGMLKNIAREAVQNVSALIKKTTGRDISRMDVHIQFVGTYEGVEGDSASISIATAVLSAIQGIPIDQTVAMTGSLSVRGDVLPVGGVTYKIEAAALAGIKTVLIPKSNMGDVLIEDEYKDLIKIIPVSNIEEVLEYSLVGVEKDGLIATLKKFASRTKFALPIPEPKPIGAV